One genomic region from Halococcus qingdaonensis encodes:
- a CDS encoding NAD(P)H-binding protein: protein MRVLVTGATGFVGGRLLPALAAAGHDLTVLTRDAERYDGPPARVVEGDLLDTGSFEAAFEGCEAAYYLVHSMNAADFVARDRRAAHNFARAAGAADCSRVIYLGGLGRESDALSPHLRSRHEVERLLAAGDYDLTVLRAAVIVGAGGASFEMVRQFVAHLPRVFVLPLPTAARTNCQPIAIDDVVDYLAAVLDVPETRGRSFDIGGPAVLTYADLLRRTARADGHWLFVAAVPWLSERLAARWLALLTNVPETVVAPLMAGLDNTVVVRNGGLDDLVSVAHTPLDAAIERAIAGE from the coding sequence ATGCGCGTTCTAGTGACCGGTGCGACGGGGTTCGTCGGCGGACGGCTGCTCCCCGCTCTCGCCGCGGCCGGTCACGACCTCACCGTGCTCACTCGCGACGCCGAGCGCTACGACGGCCCGCCGGCGCGCGTCGTCGAGGGCGACCTGCTCGACACCGGCAGTTTCGAGGCGGCGTTCGAGGGCTGCGAAGCGGCGTACTACCTCGTCCACTCGATGAATGCGGCCGATTTCGTCGCGCGCGATCGACGAGCGGCACACAACTTCGCCCGCGCGGCGGGTGCCGCCGACTGTTCGCGGGTGATATATCTCGGCGGGCTCGGCCGGGAGTCCGACGCGCTCTCGCCACATCTCCGCTCGCGCCACGAGGTCGAGCGACTGCTCGCCGCGGGCGACTACGATCTCACCGTACTCCGGGCGGCGGTCATCGTCGGCGCTGGCGGGGCGAGCTTCGAGATGGTGCGCCAGTTCGTCGCCCATCTCCCGCGCGTGTTCGTCCTCCCGCTCCCGACGGCGGCGCGAACGAACTGCCAGCCGATCGCGATCGACGACGTCGTCGACTATCTCGCTGCGGTGCTCGACGTACCGGAAACCCGCGGGCGATCGTTCGACATCGGCGGGCCGGCGGTGCTCACCTATGCGGACCTGCTGCGGCGCACGGCACGCGCGGACGGCCACTGGCTATTCGTCGCCGCCGTCCCGTGGTTGAGCGAGCGCCTCGCGGCACGCTGGCTCGCTCTACTCACCAACGTACCCGAGACCGTCGTCGCACCGCTGATGGCCGGCCTCGACAACACGGTCGTCGTCAGAAACGGCGGGCTCGACGATCTCGTCTCGGTCGCGCACACACCGCTCGATGCGGCCATCGAACGGGCGATCGCCGGCGAGTGA
- a CDS encoding alanyl-tRNA editing protein, with protein MTEQLYLPDDDYRREFDARVEDIDESDRTIVLDRTLFYKEGGGQPPDHGRLSFESGECRVVDVRKDHGEIRHTIEGDLPKKGATVHGELDWERRFAHMRYHTAQHVVSKVVLDEYGASTAGNRIHDDHARIDFAPAAFDEDDLRAIEERSNALIERDLPVEKENRPRATLEAETPDGRSNLDLIPDDVDPLRAVTIGDVDVCPCGGTHVDRLGELGELTIVDRSSKGADTERIEFVLDGPERA; from the coding sequence GTGACCGAGCAGCTCTATCTGCCGGACGACGACTATCGCCGTGAGTTCGACGCGCGCGTCGAGGACATCGACGAATCGGATCGAACGATAGTGCTCGACCGAACGCTGTTCTACAAGGAGGGTGGCGGACAGCCACCCGACCACGGCCGCCTCTCGTTCGAGAGCGGTGAGTGCCGCGTCGTCGACGTCAGGAAGGATCACGGCGAGATCCGGCACACGATCGAGGGCGATCTCCCGAAAAAGGGCGCGACCGTCCACGGCGAACTCGACTGGGAGCGTCGTTTCGCGCACATGCGCTATCACACTGCCCAGCACGTCGTCTCGAAGGTCGTCCTCGACGAGTACGGCGCGAGCACCGCCGGCAATCGGATCCACGACGATCATGCACGCATCGACTTCGCACCGGCGGCGTTCGACGAGGACGATCTCCGCGCCATCGAGGAGCGCTCGAACGCCCTGATCGAACGGGACCTCCCGGTCGAAAAGGAGAACCGCCCGCGGGCAACCCTCGAAGCCGAAACGCCCGACGGCCGGTCGAACCTCGATTTGATCCCCGACGACGTCGATCCGCTGCGAGCGGTCACGATCGGCGACGTCGACGTCTGTCCCTGCGGCGGCACGCACGTCGATCGGCTCGGCGAGCTGGGCGAGCTGACGATCGTCGACCGGAGCTCGAAAGGTGCCGACACCGAGCGCATCGAGTTCGTGCTCGACGGGCCGGAGCGAGCGTGA